One region of Tamandua tetradactyla isolate mTamTet1 chromosome 6, mTamTet1.pri, whole genome shotgun sequence genomic DNA includes:
- the LUC7L3 gene encoding luc7-like protein 3 isoform X3, with the protein MISAAQLLDELMGRDRNLAPDEKRSNVRWDHESVCKYYLCGFCPAELFTNTRSDLGPCEKIHDENLRKQYEKSSRFMKVGYERDFLRYLQSLLAEVERRIRRGHARLALSQNQQSSGAAGPTGKNEEKIQVLTDKIDVLLQQIEELGSEGKVEEAQGMMKLVEQLKEERELLRSTTSTIESFAAQEKQMEVCEVCGAFLIVGDAQSRVDDHLMGKQHMGYAKIKATVEELKEKLRKRTEEPDRDERLKKEKQEREEREKEREREREERERKRRREEEEREKERARDRERRKRSRSRSRHSSRTSDRRCSRSRDHKRSRSRERRRSRSRDRRRSRSHDRSERKHRSRSRDRRRSKSRDRKSYKHRSKSRDREQDRKSKEKEKRGSDDKKSSVKSSSREKQSEDTNTESKESDAKNEVNGTSEDIKSEVQRKYAQMKMELSRVRRHTKASSEGKDSVVLQNILSVGVVSGP; encoded by the exons GTTTGTAAATATTATCTCTGTGGTTTTTGTCCTGCGGAATTGTTCACAAATACTCGTTCTGATCTTG gtcCATGTGAAAAAATTCATGATGAAAATCTACGAAAACA GTATGAGAAGAGTTCTCGTTTTATGAAGGTTGGCTACGAGAGAGATTTTTTGCGATACTTACAGAGCTTACTTGCAGAAGTAGAACGTAGAATTAGACGAGGCCATGCTCGTTTGGCATTATCTCAAAACCAACAGTCCTCTGGG GCAGCTGGCCCAACAggcaagaatgaagaaaaaattcaagTTTTAACAGATAAAATTGATGTACTCCtacagcag ATTGAAGAATTAGGATCTGAAGGAAAAGTTGAAGAAGCCCAGGGAATGATGAAATTAGTTGAACAgttaaaagaggagagagaattgCTTAGATCCACAACCTCG ACCATTGAAAGTTTTGCTGCCCAAGAAAAGCAAATGGAAGTTTGTGAAGTGTGTGGAGCCTTTTTGATAGTAGGAGATGCACAGTCCAGGGTAGATGACCATTTGATGGGAAAACAGCACATGGGTTATGCCAAAATTAAAGCTACTGTAGAAGAATTAAAA gaaaagttaagaaaaagaacTGAAGAGCCTGATCGCGATGAGCgtttaaaaaaggagaaacaagaaagagaagaaagagagaaagagcgggagagagaaagggaagaaagagaaaggaaaagacgaagagaagaagaagaaagagaaaaagaaagagctcgtgacagagaaagaagaaagagaagtcGTTCACGAAGTAGGCACTCAAGCCGAACTTCTGACCGAAGATGTAGCCGGTCTCGGGACCACAAAAGATCACGAAGTAGAGAAAGAAGGCGAAGCAG aagtaGAGATCGACGAAGAAGCAGAAGCCATGATAGatcagaaagaaaacatagatcTCGTAGTAGGGATCGAAGAAGATCAAAAAGCCGGGATCGAAAGTCATATAAGCACAGGAGCAAAAGTCGGGATAGAGAGCAAGATAGAAAATCCAAGGAGAAAG AAAAGAGGGGatctgatgataaaaaaagtagtGTGAAGTCCAGTAGTCGAGAAAAACAGAGTGAAGACACAAATACTGAATCGAAGGAAAGTGATGCTAAGAATGAGGTCAATGGGACCAGTGAAGACATTAAATCTGAAG TGCAGCGTAAGTATGCACAGATGAAGATGGAACTAAGCCGAGTAAGAAGACATACAAAAGCATCTTCTGAAGGAAAAGACAGTGTAGTCCTGCAAAACATTTTGAG CGTTGGTGTTGTGAGCGGCCCATGA
- the LUC7L3 gene encoding luc7-like protein 3 isoform X4 codes for MISAAQLLDELMGRDRNLAPDEKRSNVRWDHESVCKYYLCGFCPAELFTNTRSDLGPCEKIHDENLRKQYEKSSRFMKVGYERDFLRYLQSLLAEVERRIRRGHARLALSQNQQSSGAAGPTGKNEEKIQVLTDKIDVLLQQIEELGSEGKVEEAQGMMKLVEQLKEERELLRSTTSTIESFAAQEKQMEVCEVCGAFLIVGDAQSRVDDHLMGKQHMGYAKIKATVEELKEKLRKRTEEPDRDERLKKEKQEREEREKEREREREERERKRRREEEEREKERARDRERRKRSRSRSRHSSRTSDRRCSRSRDHKRSRSRERRRSRSRDRRRSRSHDRSERKHRSRSRDRRRSKSRDRKSYKHRSKSRDREQDRKSKEKEKRGSDDKKSSVKSSSREKQSEDTNTESKESDAKNEVNGTSEDIKSEGDTQSN; via the exons GTTTGTAAATATTATCTCTGTGGTTTTTGTCCTGCGGAATTGTTCACAAATACTCGTTCTGATCTTG gtcCATGTGAAAAAATTCATGATGAAAATCTACGAAAACA GTATGAGAAGAGTTCTCGTTTTATGAAGGTTGGCTACGAGAGAGATTTTTTGCGATACTTACAGAGCTTACTTGCAGAAGTAGAACGTAGAATTAGACGAGGCCATGCTCGTTTGGCATTATCTCAAAACCAACAGTCCTCTGGG GCAGCTGGCCCAACAggcaagaatgaagaaaaaattcaagTTTTAACAGATAAAATTGATGTACTCCtacagcag ATTGAAGAATTAGGATCTGAAGGAAAAGTTGAAGAAGCCCAGGGAATGATGAAATTAGTTGAACAgttaaaagaggagagagaattgCTTAGATCCACAACCTCG ACCATTGAAAGTTTTGCTGCCCAAGAAAAGCAAATGGAAGTTTGTGAAGTGTGTGGAGCCTTTTTGATAGTAGGAGATGCACAGTCCAGGGTAGATGACCATTTGATGGGAAAACAGCACATGGGTTATGCCAAAATTAAAGCTACTGTAGAAGAATTAAAA gaaaagttaagaaaaagaacTGAAGAGCCTGATCGCGATGAGCgtttaaaaaaggagaaacaagaaagagaagaaagagagaaagagcgggagagagaaagggaagaaagagaaaggaaaagacgaagagaagaagaagaaagagaaaaagaaagagctcgtgacagagaaagaagaaagagaagtcGTTCACGAAGTAGGCACTCAAGCCGAACTTCTGACCGAAGATGTAGCCGGTCTCGGGACCACAAAAGATCACGAAGTAGAGAAAGAAGGCGAAGCAG aagtaGAGATCGACGAAGAAGCAGAAGCCATGATAGatcagaaagaaaacatagatcTCGTAGTAGGGATCGAAGAAGATCAAAAAGCCGGGATCGAAAGTCATATAAGCACAGGAGCAAAAGTCGGGATAGAGAGCAAGATAGAAAATCCAAGGAGAAAG AAAAGAGGGGatctgatgataaaaaaagtagtGTGAAGTCCAGTAGTCGAGAAAAACAGAGTGAAGACACAAATACTGAATCGAAGGAAAGTGATGCTAAGAATGAGGTCAATGGGACCAGTGAAGACATTAAATCTGAAGGTGACACTCAGTCCAATTAA
- the LUC7L3 gene encoding luc7-like protein 3 isoform X5 translates to MKVGYERDFLRYLQSLLAEVERRIRRGHARLALSQNQQSSGAAGPTGKNEEKIQVLTDKIDVLLQQIEELGSEGKVEEAQGMMKLVEQLKEERELLRSTTSTIESFAAQEKQMEVCEVCGAFLIVGDAQSRVDDHLMGKQHMGYAKIKATVEELKEKLRKRTEEPDRDERLKKEKQEREEREKEREREREERERKRRREEEEREKERARDRERRKRSRSRSRHSSRTSDRRCSRSRDHKRSRSRERRRSRSRDRRRSRSHDRSERKHRSRSRDRRRSKSRDRKSYKHRSKSRDREQDRKSKEKEKRGSDDKKSSVKSSSREKQSEDTNTESKESDAKNEVNGTSEDIKSEVQRKYAQMKMELSRVRRHTKASSEGKDSVVLQNILRYIVLSQLFCSRLVPPLVCLFGSYCPHL, encoded by the exons ATGAAGGTTGGCTACGAGAGAGATTTTTTGCGATACTTACAGAGCTTACTTGCAGAAGTAGAACGTAGAATTAGACGAGGCCATGCTCGTTTGGCATTATCTCAAAACCAACAGTCCTCTGGG GCAGCTGGCCCAACAggcaagaatgaagaaaaaattcaagTTTTAACAGATAAAATTGATGTACTCCtacagcag ATTGAAGAATTAGGATCTGAAGGAAAAGTTGAAGAAGCCCAGGGAATGATGAAATTAGTTGAACAgttaaaagaggagagagaattgCTTAGATCCACAACCTCG ACCATTGAAAGTTTTGCTGCCCAAGAAAAGCAAATGGAAGTTTGTGAAGTGTGTGGAGCCTTTTTGATAGTAGGAGATGCACAGTCCAGGGTAGATGACCATTTGATGGGAAAACAGCACATGGGTTATGCCAAAATTAAAGCTACTGTAGAAGAATTAAAA gaaaagttaagaaaaagaacTGAAGAGCCTGATCGCGATGAGCgtttaaaaaaggagaaacaagaaagagaagaaagagagaaagagcgggagagagaaagggaagaaagagaaaggaaaagacgaagagaagaagaagaaagagaaaaagaaagagctcgtgacagagaaagaagaaagagaagtcGTTCACGAAGTAGGCACTCAAGCCGAACTTCTGACCGAAGATGTAGCCGGTCTCGGGACCACAAAAGATCACGAAGTAGAGAAAGAAGGCGAAGCAG aagtaGAGATCGACGAAGAAGCAGAAGCCATGATAGatcagaaagaaaacatagatcTCGTAGTAGGGATCGAAGAAGATCAAAAAGCCGGGATCGAAAGTCATATAAGCACAGGAGCAAAAGTCGGGATAGAGAGCAAGATAGAAAATCCAAGGAGAAAG AAAAGAGGGGatctgatgataaaaaaagtagtGTGAAGTCCAGTAGTCGAGAAAAACAGAGTGAAGACACAAATACTGAATCGAAGGAAAGTGATGCTAAGAATGAGGTCAATGGGACCAGTGAAGACATTAAATCTGAAG TGCAGCGTAAGTATGCACAGATGAAGATGGAACTAAGCCGAGTAAGAAGACATACAAAAGCATCTTCTGAAGGAAAAGACAGTGTAGTCCTGCAAAACATTTTGAGGTACATTGTTTTGTCTCAGCTATTTTGTAGCAGACTCGTGCCCCCATTAGTGTGCCTCTTTGGAAGTTATTGCCCACATTTGTAA
- the LUC7L3 gene encoding luc7-like protein 3 isoform X2, whose product MISAAQLLDELMGRDRNLAPDEKRSNVRWDHESVCKYYLCGFCPAELFTNTRSDLGPCEKIHDENLRKQYEKSSRFMKVGYERDFLRYLQSLLAEVERRIRRGHARLALSQNQQSSGAAGPTGKNEEKIQVLTDKIDVLLQQIEELGSEGKVEEAQGMMKLVEQLKEERELLRSTTSTIESFAAQEKQMEVCEVCGAFLIVGDAQSRVDDHLMGKQHMGYAKIKATVEELKEKLRKRTEEPDRDERLKKEKQEREEREKEREREREERERKRRREEEEREKERARDRERRKRSRSRSRHSSRTSDRRCSRSRDHKRSRSRERRRSRSRDRRRSRSHDRSERKHRSRSRDRRRSKSRDRKSYKHRSKSRDREQDRKSKEKEKRGSDDKKSSVKSSSREKQSEDTNTESKESDAKNEVNGTSEDIKSEVQRKYAQMKMELSRVRRHTKASSEGKDSVVLQNILRSTVRRFLEEY is encoded by the exons GTTTGTAAATATTATCTCTGTGGTTTTTGTCCTGCGGAATTGTTCACAAATACTCGTTCTGATCTTG gtcCATGTGAAAAAATTCATGATGAAAATCTACGAAAACA GTATGAGAAGAGTTCTCGTTTTATGAAGGTTGGCTACGAGAGAGATTTTTTGCGATACTTACAGAGCTTACTTGCAGAAGTAGAACGTAGAATTAGACGAGGCCATGCTCGTTTGGCATTATCTCAAAACCAACAGTCCTCTGGG GCAGCTGGCCCAACAggcaagaatgaagaaaaaattcaagTTTTAACAGATAAAATTGATGTACTCCtacagcag ATTGAAGAATTAGGATCTGAAGGAAAAGTTGAAGAAGCCCAGGGAATGATGAAATTAGTTGAACAgttaaaagaggagagagaattgCTTAGATCCACAACCTCG ACCATTGAAAGTTTTGCTGCCCAAGAAAAGCAAATGGAAGTTTGTGAAGTGTGTGGAGCCTTTTTGATAGTAGGAGATGCACAGTCCAGGGTAGATGACCATTTGATGGGAAAACAGCACATGGGTTATGCCAAAATTAAAGCTACTGTAGAAGAATTAAAA gaaaagttaagaaaaagaacTGAAGAGCCTGATCGCGATGAGCgtttaaaaaaggagaaacaagaaagagaagaaagagagaaagagcgggagagagaaagggaagaaagagaaaggaaaagacgaagagaagaagaagaaagagaaaaagaaagagctcgtgacagagaaagaagaaagagaagtcGTTCACGAAGTAGGCACTCAAGCCGAACTTCTGACCGAAGATGTAGCCGGTCTCGGGACCACAAAAGATCACGAAGTAGAGAAAGAAGGCGAAGCAG aagtaGAGATCGACGAAGAAGCAGAAGCCATGATAGatcagaaagaaaacatagatcTCGTAGTAGGGATCGAAGAAGATCAAAAAGCCGGGATCGAAAGTCATATAAGCACAGGAGCAAAAGTCGGGATAGAGAGCAAGATAGAAAATCCAAGGAGAAAG AAAAGAGGGGatctgatgataaaaaaagtagtGTGAAGTCCAGTAGTCGAGAAAAACAGAGTGAAGACACAAATACTGAATCGAAGGAAAGTGATGCTAAGAATGAGGTCAATGGGACCAGTGAAGACATTAAATCTGAAG TGCAGCGTAAGTATGCACAGATGAAGATGGAACTAAGCCGAGTAAGAAGACATACAAAAGCATCTTCTGAAGGAAAAGACAGTGTAGTCCTGCAAAACATTTTGAG GAGTACTGTTCGAAGATTTTTGGAAGAATACTGA
- the LUC7L3 gene encoding luc7-like protein 3 isoform X6 → MISAAQLLDELMGRDRNLAPDEKRSNVRWDHESVCKYYLCGFCPAELFTNTRSDLGPCEKIHDENLRKQYEKSSRFMKVGYERDFLRYLQSLLAEVERRIRRGHARLALSQNQQSSGAAGPTGKNEEKIQVLTDKIDVLLQQIEELGSEGKVEEAQGMMKLVEQLKEERELLRSTTSTIESFAAQEKQMEVCEVCGAFLIVGDAQSRVDDHLMGKQHMGYAKIKATVEELKEKLRKRTEEPDRDERLKKEKQEREEREKEREREREERERKRRREEEEREKERARDRERRKRSRSRSRHSSRTSDRRCSRSRDHKRSRSRERRRSRSRDRRRSRSHDRSERKHRSRSRDRRRSKSRDRKSYKHRSKSRDREQDRKSKEKGQKIRLLD, encoded by the exons GTTTGTAAATATTATCTCTGTGGTTTTTGTCCTGCGGAATTGTTCACAAATACTCGTTCTGATCTTG gtcCATGTGAAAAAATTCATGATGAAAATCTACGAAAACA GTATGAGAAGAGTTCTCGTTTTATGAAGGTTGGCTACGAGAGAGATTTTTTGCGATACTTACAGAGCTTACTTGCAGAAGTAGAACGTAGAATTAGACGAGGCCATGCTCGTTTGGCATTATCTCAAAACCAACAGTCCTCTGGG GCAGCTGGCCCAACAggcaagaatgaagaaaaaattcaagTTTTAACAGATAAAATTGATGTACTCCtacagcag ATTGAAGAATTAGGATCTGAAGGAAAAGTTGAAGAAGCCCAGGGAATGATGAAATTAGTTGAACAgttaaaagaggagagagaattgCTTAGATCCACAACCTCG ACCATTGAAAGTTTTGCTGCCCAAGAAAAGCAAATGGAAGTTTGTGAAGTGTGTGGAGCCTTTTTGATAGTAGGAGATGCACAGTCCAGGGTAGATGACCATTTGATGGGAAAACAGCACATGGGTTATGCCAAAATTAAAGCTACTGTAGAAGAATTAAAA gaaaagttaagaaaaagaacTGAAGAGCCTGATCGCGATGAGCgtttaaaaaaggagaaacaagaaagagaagaaagagagaaagagcgggagagagaaagggaagaaagagaaaggaaaagacgaagagaagaagaagaaagagaaaaagaaagagctcgtgacagagaaagaagaaagagaagtcGTTCACGAAGTAGGCACTCAAGCCGAACTTCTGACCGAAGATGTAGCCGGTCTCGGGACCACAAAAGATCACGAAGTAGAGAAAGAAGGCGAAGCAG aagtaGAGATCGACGAAGAAGCAGAAGCCATGATAGatcagaaagaaaacatagatcTCGTAGTAGGGATCGAAGAAGATCAAAAAGCCGGGATCGAAAGTCATATAAGCACAGGAGCAAAAGTCGGGATAGAGAGCAAGATAGAAAATCCAAGGAGAAAG ggcagaagataagattattGGACTGA
- the LUC7L3 gene encoding luc7-like protein 3 isoform X1 → MISAAQLLDELMGRDRNLAPDEKRSNVRWDHESVCKYYLCGFCPAELFTNTRSDLGPCEKIHDENLRKQYEKSSRFMKVGYERDFLRYLQSLLAEVERRIRRGHARLALSQNQQSSGAAGPTGKNEEKIQVLTDKIDVLLQQIEELGSEGKVEEAQGMMKLVEQLKEERELLRSTTSTIESFAAQEKQMEVCEVCGAFLIVGDAQSRVDDHLMGKQHMGYAKIKATVEELKEKLRKRTEEPDRDERLKKEKQEREEREKEREREREERERKRRREEEEREKERARDRERRKRSRSRSRHSSRTSDRRCSRSRDHKRSRSRERRRSRSRDRRRSRSHDRSERKHRSRSRDRRRSKSRDRKSYKHRSKSRDREQDRKSKEKEKRGSDDKKSSVKSSSREKQSEDTNTESKESDAKNEVNGTSEDIKSEVQRKYAQMKMELSRVRRHTKASSEGKDSVVLQNILRYIVLSQLFCSRLVPPLVCLFGSYCPHL, encoded by the exons GTTTGTAAATATTATCTCTGTGGTTTTTGTCCTGCGGAATTGTTCACAAATACTCGTTCTGATCTTG gtcCATGTGAAAAAATTCATGATGAAAATCTACGAAAACA GTATGAGAAGAGTTCTCGTTTTATGAAGGTTGGCTACGAGAGAGATTTTTTGCGATACTTACAGAGCTTACTTGCAGAAGTAGAACGTAGAATTAGACGAGGCCATGCTCGTTTGGCATTATCTCAAAACCAACAGTCCTCTGGG GCAGCTGGCCCAACAggcaagaatgaagaaaaaattcaagTTTTAACAGATAAAATTGATGTACTCCtacagcag ATTGAAGAATTAGGATCTGAAGGAAAAGTTGAAGAAGCCCAGGGAATGATGAAATTAGTTGAACAgttaaaagaggagagagaattgCTTAGATCCACAACCTCG ACCATTGAAAGTTTTGCTGCCCAAGAAAAGCAAATGGAAGTTTGTGAAGTGTGTGGAGCCTTTTTGATAGTAGGAGATGCACAGTCCAGGGTAGATGACCATTTGATGGGAAAACAGCACATGGGTTATGCCAAAATTAAAGCTACTGTAGAAGAATTAAAA gaaaagttaagaaaaagaacTGAAGAGCCTGATCGCGATGAGCgtttaaaaaaggagaaacaagaaagagaagaaagagagaaagagcgggagagagaaagggaagaaagagaaaggaaaagacgaagagaagaagaagaaagagaaaaagaaagagctcgtgacagagaaagaagaaagagaagtcGTTCACGAAGTAGGCACTCAAGCCGAACTTCTGACCGAAGATGTAGCCGGTCTCGGGACCACAAAAGATCACGAAGTAGAGAAAGAAGGCGAAGCAG aagtaGAGATCGACGAAGAAGCAGAAGCCATGATAGatcagaaagaaaacatagatcTCGTAGTAGGGATCGAAGAAGATCAAAAAGCCGGGATCGAAAGTCATATAAGCACAGGAGCAAAAGTCGGGATAGAGAGCAAGATAGAAAATCCAAGGAGAAAG AAAAGAGGGGatctgatgataaaaaaagtagtGTGAAGTCCAGTAGTCGAGAAAAACAGAGTGAAGACACAAATACTGAATCGAAGGAAAGTGATGCTAAGAATGAGGTCAATGGGACCAGTGAAGACATTAAATCTGAAG TGCAGCGTAAGTATGCACAGATGAAGATGGAACTAAGCCGAGTAAGAAGACATACAAAAGCATCTTCTGAAGGAAAAGACAGTGTAGTCCTGCAAAACATTTTGAGGTACATTGTTTTGTCTCAGCTATTTTGTAGCAGACTCGTGCCCCCATTAGTGTGCCTCTTTGGAAGTTATTGCCCACATTTGTAA